The following proteins are encoded in a genomic region of Necator americanus strain Aroian chromosome II, whole genome shotgun sequence:
- a CDS encoding hypothetical protein (NECATOR_CHRII.G4474.T1) — protein sequence MNSDERREYELDFTGPPPKVDFDFQAIRIRVYKNGDERDPGKLITVTRREYKHWIVFLDSLTRKLGTTTAIHKLFTTRGIRIEHFTELENNGEYVAVERGPFIDCNYGAGRVWTQTERGHPETSRVGPGGRSHVTVREHPRSEKEILSKDKREDYDDDDVDFPTNPHSRTPGEKYSVTKWTSLVRVTESKPAYLHSGDSMDIYLKKEGYGSTTGLPYPLDGLSRSPNASALHLSNLSKEKLGGSMEHLNKTGDLWSNNNHSSSMANIRGGDTKEINVTKEHSTSVTRLPRLVGIDDDTQRNKSNKSTAKIKESARLPPIKRNELVPVLKDTKEESTRREETTRGATRDMGRPTHVEKKEIEETKDIREYAVIADKRLQPWEGNSEKVYEKKERMREVVTEGSKPPWTETARRPAKRTEVVRTYEKIHEYTRVIDEYDPDFVD from the exons ATGAATTCGGACGAACGACGTGAATACGAGCTCGACTTCACCGGACCACCGCCCAAGGTCGATTTCGACTTCCAGGCGATACGG ATACGCGTTTACAAGAACGGTGACGAACGAGACCCTGGGAAACTGATCACTGTTACTCGTCGAGAGTACAAACATTGg ATTGTATTCCTTGACTCTTTGACAAGAAAACTGGGAACAACCACGGCAATTCACAAACTCTTCACCACTCGTGGAATACGGATCGAGCAT TTCACGGAGTTGGAGAACAATGGTGAATATGTAGCAGTTGAACGTGGTCCATTTATCGATTGCAATTACGGGGCAGGACGAGTATGGACGCAAACGGAGAGG GGTCACCCTGAGACCAGCAGAGTTGGTCCCGGAGGGAGGAGTCACGTCACCGTACGGGAACATCCTcgatctgaaaaagaaattttgagcaAAGATAAACGTGAAGATTACGATGACGATGACGTCGACTTCCCCACAAATCCGCACTCACGGACTCCTGGCGAAAAATATTCGGTTACG aaatggACGTCTCTTGTTCGCGTCACAGAAAGCAAACCCGCATATCTGCACTCAGGCGATAGCATGGATATCTATTTGAAGAAGGAAGGTTACGGTAGCACTACGGGATTACCGTATCCACTGGATGGTTTATCCAGAAGTCCAAATGCTTCGGCTCTTCATTTAAGCAATTTGTCAAAGGAAAAG cttggCGGCAGCATGGAACACCTCAATAAAACAGGCGATTTGTGGAGTAACAATAATCATTCCTCGAGCATGGCCAATATTCGGGGAGGAGatacaaaagaaataa ATGtaacaaaagaacattcaacAAGTGTCACACGGCTGCCACGGCTTGTTGGAATTGATGACGACACACAAAGGAACA aatctAATAAATCCACtgcgaaaataaaagaaagtgcACGATTACCTCCAATCAAACGAAACGAGTTGGTACCAGTGTTAAAAGACACAAAGGAGGAATCCACAAGACGAG aagaaactaCGAGAGGAGCTACCAGGGATATGGGCCGCCCCACACATgttgagaagaaggaaatcgAGGAGACGAAAGACATTCGAGAGTATGCGGTTATCG CAGATAAACGCCTTCAACCGTGGGAGGGGAACAGTGAAAAAGTATacgagaagaaggaaaggatgCGAGAAGTGGTCACcgaaggttcgaaaccaccaTGGACTGAAACTGCACGTCGTCCT GCGAAAAGGACTGAAGTGGTGAGAACATACGAGAAAATCCACGAATACACCCGAGTTATCGACGAATATGATCCAGACTTTGTGGATTGA
- a CDS encoding hypothetical protein (NECATOR_CHRII.G4475.T1): MKSMVEAECGGPNALVGLAQNYGTSNQRIAPITTSRGVSSLLPSSSLGEQFANDFLQQKAAATQAPSTFNMSALAAQLPKQSSSSTSLANNWTAEYATLPGHQLSTQWSQQYTSARPSYETAWAGATGQTTPYPAIAQSSTSVDSAMWSAEFLDNVESSLRSSPLSNELADSWAREYTAEMPDMFSSMESEWETIQRNIALSQQEEAQKVENDIYVHQEHNPFLASADPLAEGDRLMQAGDLGNAMLAYEAAVQKNPRDAELSRALQDYHDKLEEAVKRNPDDANAWCRLGLSHAENEHDRAAIVAFNNCLKIQPNNEDALLALSVSLANESAENEALFQLEKWLVAHQGGDPTAVQKAPFGYSSFLDHEKFDKVEERFINAARQQTGTADAALQNALGVLYNLNKNYERAVECLKLAIASRPDDPRLWNRLGATLANGDRTPEAVAAYREALQRYPMYVRARYNLGISCMHLNSYREAVEHFVSALDLQKGGTDSSSIWPTLRSATIRMPNAPEEVLPALDRRDLNAFKAAVSRMPPL, from the exons ATGAAGTCGATGGTGGAAGCGGAATGCGGAGGGCCAAATGCCCTAGTGGGTCTTGCACAGAACTATGGTACATCAAATCAACGTATAGCACCTATTACTACTAGTAGAG GCGTTTCATCACTTTTACCCTCGTCTTCCCTCGGGGAACAATTTGCCAATGATTTTCTACAACAGAAAGCTGCAGCGACTCAAGCGCCGTCAACATTTAATATGAGT GCACTAGCCGCTCAGCTCCCCAAACAGTCCTCTTCCTCAACGAGCCTTGCCAATAACTGGACGGCTGAATATGCAACGCTCCCTGGGCATCAG TTATCCACACAATGGTCACAACAATACACGTCGGCGAGGCCATCTTACGAGACCGCATGGGCAGGTGCGACTGGACAGACAACACCGTATCCAGCTATTGCTCAAAG TTCCACCTCTGTGGACAGTGCAATGTGGTCGGCAGAATTCCTGGATAATGTTGAGTCATCGCTCAGATCATCACCG TTATCAaatgaactggcagacagttgGGCACGGGAATATACTGCTGAGATGCCGGACATGTTTTCAAGTATGGAGAGCGAATGGGAGACAATCCAGAGGAATATCGCTCTATCTCAACAGGAGGAGGCtcaaaaagttgaaaacgATATATATGTGCATCAG gaacacaATCCTTTCTTGGCTTCGGCGGATCCGCTTGCTGAAGGTGACCGTTTAATGCAGGCGGGTGATCTCGGGAATGCAATGCTCGCCTATGAGGCGGCTGTGCAGAAAAATCCACGTGATGCTGAG CTTTCACGTGCTCTTCAAGACTATCACGACAAATTAGAAGAAGCTGTAAAACGAAATCCGGATGATGCTAAT GCATGGTGTCGTCTCGGCCTATCGCATGCTGAAAATGAACACGATCGCGCAGCAATCGTTGCATTCAATAATTGCCTAAAAATTCAGCCAAATAATGAAGAT GCTTTGCTGGCATTATCCGTATCGCTGGCAAATGAGTCCGCTGAAAATGAAGCTCTATTCCAATTGGAGAAATGGTTAGTGGCTCATCAAGGTGGCGATCCTACCGCGGTGCAAAAAGCTCCGTTCGGCTACAGTTCGTTCCTTGATCATGAGAAATTCGATAAA gTTGAAGAGCGTTTTATAAACGCAGCCAGGCAACAGACCGGTACTGCTGATGCTGCGCTACAAAATGCGTTAGGAGTTCTGTACAACCTGAACAAAAACTATGAACGAGCAGTTGAATGCTTGAAGTTGGCCATAGCCAGTAGGCCAGAC GACCCACGTCTCTGGAATCGATTGGGCGCAACGCTGGCGAACGGGGATCGTACGCCAGAAGCGGTGGCTGCGTATCGGGAGGCATTGCAAAGGTATCCGATGTACGTGCGAGCACGTTATAATCTGGGTATCAGCTGTATGCATCTGAACAGTTATCG AGAAGCGGTTGAGCATTTCGTGTCAGCCTTAGATCTCCAGAAGGGCGGCACGGATAGCTCATCCATATGGCCGACGCTGAGATCCGCAACGATACGAATGCCAAACGCTCCCGAGGAGGTGCTGCCCGCTCTGGATCGGCGAGATTTAAACGCATTCAAGGCCGCAGTTTCCAGAATGCCGCCTTTGTAG
- a CDS encoding hypothetical protein (NECATOR_CHRII.G4475.T2) → MKSMVEAECGGPNALVGLAQNYGTSNQRIAPITTSRGVSSLLPSSSLGEQFANDFLQQKAAATQAPSTFNMSALAAQLPKQSSSSTSLANNWTAEYATLPGHQLSTQWSQQYTSARPSYETAWAGATGQTTPYPAIAQSSTSVDSAMWSAEFLDNVESSLRSSPLSNELADSWAREYTAEMPDMFSSMESEWETIQRNIALSQQEEAQKVENDIYVHQEHNPFLASADPLAEGDRLMQAGDLGNAMLAYEAAVQKNPRDAEAWCRLGLSHAENEHDRAAIVAFNNCLKIQPNNEDALLALSVSLANESAENEALFQLEKWLVAHQGGDPTAVQKAPFGYSSFLDHEKFDKVEERFINAARQQTGTADAALQNALGVLYNLNKNYERAVECLKLAIASRPDDPRLWNRLGATLANGDRTPEAVAAYREALQRYPMYVRARYNLGISCMHLNSYREAVEHFVSALDLQKGGTDSSSIWPTLRSATIRMPNAPEEVLPALDRRDLNAFKAAVSRMPPL, encoded by the exons ATGAAGTCGATGGTGGAAGCGGAATGCGGAGGGCCAAATGCCCTAGTGGGTCTTGCACAGAACTATGGTACATCAAATCAACGTATAGCACCTATTACTACTAGTAGAG GCGTTTCATCACTTTTACCCTCGTCTTCCCTCGGGGAACAATTTGCCAATGATTTTCTACAACAGAAAGCTGCAGCGACTCAAGCGCCGTCAACATTTAATATGAGT GCACTAGCCGCTCAGCTCCCCAAACAGTCCTCTTCCTCAACGAGCCTTGCCAATAACTGGACGGCTGAATATGCAACGCTCCCTGGGCATCAG TTATCCACACAATGGTCACAACAATACACGTCGGCGAGGCCATCTTACGAGACCGCATGGGCAGGTGCGACTGGACAGACAACACCGTATCCAGCTATTGCTCAAAG TTCCACCTCTGTGGACAGTGCAATGTGGTCGGCAGAATTCCTGGATAATGTTGAGTCATCGCTCAGATCATCACCG TTATCAaatgaactggcagacagttgGGCACGGGAATATACTGCTGAGATGCCGGACATGTTTTCAAGTATGGAGAGCGAATGGGAGACAATCCAGAGGAATATCGCTCTATCTCAACAGGAGGAGGCtcaaaaagttgaaaacgATATATATGTGCATCAG gaacacaATCCTTTCTTGGCTTCGGCGGATCCGCTTGCTGAAGGTGACCGTTTAATGCAGGCGGGTGATCTCGGGAATGCAATGCTCGCCTATGAGGCGGCTGTGCAGAAAAATCCACGTGATGCTGAG GCATGGTGTCGTCTCGGCCTATCGCATGCTGAAAATGAACACGATCGCGCAGCAATCGTTGCATTCAATAATTGCCTAAAAATTCAGCCAAATAATGAAGAT GCTTTGCTGGCATTATCCGTATCGCTGGCAAATGAGTCCGCTGAAAATGAAGCTCTATTCCAATTGGAGAAATGGTTAGTGGCTCATCAAGGTGGCGATCCTACCGCGGTGCAAAAAGCTCCGTTCGGCTACAGTTCGTTCCTTGATCATGAGAAATTCGATAAA gTTGAAGAGCGTTTTATAAACGCAGCCAGGCAACAGACCGGTACTGCTGATGCTGCGCTACAAAATGCGTTAGGAGTTCTGTACAACCTGAACAAAAACTATGAACGAGCAGTTGAATGCTTGAAGTTGGCCATAGCCAGTAGGCCAGAC GACCCACGTCTCTGGAATCGATTGGGCGCAACGCTGGCGAACGGGGATCGTACGCCAGAAGCGGTGGCTGCGTATCGGGAGGCATTGCAAAGGTATCCGATGTACGTGCGAGCACGTTATAATCTGGGTATCAGCTGTATGCATCTGAACAGTTATCG AGAAGCGGTTGAGCATTTCGTGTCAGCCTTAGATCTCCAGAAGGGCGGCACGGATAGCTCATCCATATGGCCGACGCTGAGATCCGCAACGATACGAATGCCAAACGCTCCCGAGGAGGTGCTGCCCGCTCTGGATCGGCGAGATTTAAACGCATTCAAGGCCGCAGTTTCCAGAATGCCGCCTTTGTAG